Proteins encoded in a region of the Strix uralensis isolate ZFMK-TIS-50842 chromosome Z, bStrUra1, whole genome shotgun sequence genome:
- the MACIR gene encoding macrophage immunometabolism regulator produces the protein MEVDINGESRTTLSTLPVPLAEVSPVGRMEAEKPRCSSTPCSPMRRMVAGYQILHMDSNYLVGFTTGEELLKLAQKCTEIEENKGESGSNLCSKQLDSGLARSSRLYKTRSRYYQPYEIPAVNGRRRRRMPSSGDKCTKALPYEPYKALHGPLPLCLLKGKRAHSKSLDYLNLDKMSIKEPADTEVLQYQLQHLTLRGDRMFARNNT, from the coding sequence ATGGAAGTAGACATAAATGGAGAGTCCAGAACTACCCTATCCACTCTCCCTGTGCCTCTTGCAGAGGTGAGTCCTGTGGGCAGGATGGAAGCAGAGAAGCCCCGCTGTTCCAGTACCCCCTGCTCACCAATGCGACGGATGGTTGCAGGATATCAGATCCTTCACATGGATTCTAACTACCTGGTTGGCTTCACAACTGGAGAGGAGCTGCTAAAATTAGCCCAGAAGTGTACAGAAATTGAAGAGAATAAAGGGGAATCTGGGTCGAACTTGTGTTCCAAACAGCTTGATTCAGGACTTGCACGTTCCTCCCGTTTGTACAAAACTAGAAGTAGGTACTATCAGCCATATGAGATCCCAGCAGTaaatggaaggaggaggagacggATGCCCAGCTCAGGGGATAAATGCACTAAGGCTTTACCATATGAACCTTACAAGGCACTTCATGGTCCCCTGCCTCTTTGccttttaaaaggcaaaaggGCTCATTCAAAATCACTGGACTACCTCAATTTAGACAAAATGAGCATTAAGGAACCTGCTGACACAGAAGTGCTACAATACCAGCTCCAACACCTTACCCTTAGAGGGGACCGTATGTTTGCAAGAAATAACACATGA